A stretch of Synechococcus sp. WH 8020 DNA encodes these proteins:
- a CDS encoding phosphate/phosphite/phosphonate ABC transporter substrate-binding protein, translated as MSILMIKLLLIAFAGVIAGCNYNQSKRIESSNESRLATNTVKDCAGEHSADAKLRTVSIVPQFSASRIHSDYWPLLTEIGKRTNICFKLEQQKSIPSFEVVLKSGSYDYAFMNPYHQVMVSDIYQPIIRDKQRLLTGIIVTNKGSNINSVQQINGRTLLLPAPNAFGASLLTRAYLDKKNIKFNPKYVKTHQNVYRGVARDSELIGGGVNNTFNRESDELRSNLSVLVETPGYPAHPFSALKELPPEEIKNVQNAWITISKDSNSKNLFRQVQIKIPIKANYTQDYAPLKNLRLEKYVQ; from the coding sequence ATGTCTATTTTAATGATAAAGCTCCTACTCATAGCATTTGCCGGAGTAATCGCTGGATGCAATTATAATCAATCAAAAAGAATTGAATCTAGCAACGAATCAAGGCTTGCGACAAATACGGTGAAAGATTGCGCGGGTGAGCATTCCGCAGATGCAAAACTTCGAACAGTTTCCATTGTCCCTCAATTCTCCGCCTCGAGAATTCATTCTGATTACTGGCCTCTTCTTACAGAAATAGGAAAGCGCACAAATATATGCTTCAAGCTCGAACAACAAAAATCAATTCCGTCATTTGAAGTAGTGCTCAAATCAGGGTCTTACGATTATGCCTTTATGAACCCATACCATCAGGTGATGGTAAGCGATATCTATCAACCTATCATTAGGGACAAGCAACGTTTGCTCACAGGGATCATTGTGACCAACAAAGGCAGCAATATTAATTCCGTACAGCAAATCAATGGACGCACATTATTGCTGCCGGCACCCAATGCATTTGGCGCATCACTACTGACACGGGCATACCTTGACAAGAAGAATATCAAGTTCAATCCAAAATACGTGAAAACGCATCAAAATGTTTATCGCGGGGTCGCACGAGATTCGGAGCTTATTGGGGGCGGGGTCAACAACACATTCAACCGCGAAAGCGACGAGCTTCGCTCCAATCTATCTGTCTTGGTTGAGACCCCTGGGTACCCAGCTCATCCCTTTTCAGCACTGAAAGAGCTACCCCCTGAAGAAATAAAGAACGTTCAAAATGCGTGGATCACGATTTCAAAAGATTCCAATTCAAAAAATCTATTTAGGCAAGTTCAGATAAAAATCCCTATCAAGGCTAACTACACTCAAGATTACGCCCCACTTAAAAATCTTAGGCTGGAAAAATACGTGCAATGA
- a CDS encoding putative bifunctional diguanylate cyclase/phosphodiesterase has product MNWHLKRKFNIKKAVLVFRHNAVPLTLMASCGLIALFGADRWILRNLEEQRNLNFKQAISRIALQLSENVLLENYNNIDTLLLRILDEDLHVTCLLVSDNNGKILSIASREQPGAPASIKYGKPPKKCQASRQEPNNKTIYNGNFYAERRIENNNLPLGYVTGHAVNDENDLALIRKIEIILFGAFGVAFLPAFGLLSWSSLRQLEIEQEKTARVSGLIKQLQEAQGRTHAAFEGTNDGWVEWNLQTNQCLPSLKMRRLLGIHKYHRIAQRANHSLSENWKYFIIKDDYQKFHFFLDTIKRKTGRPHLPEVSGIEVRIKPIGSEKIQTLKVEAVVTKSVNNEPSVIALVANNITRAKEQQQRINHLAFYDTLTGLRNRFSFEEELKNAVNGLNRNEYRLAIFAIDIDNFKFLNDSHGHAAGDQFLIQVANRIKSCLRANDFVARLGGDEFVIIFRLPYKSNSEIETLTTSIAEKLLAKLSNAFSLTNCTVYNTCSIGICIANTESKSTATLLDKADMALYKAKGMGRNCFYIYQAGMASALISKATTAERLRAFIDAGESGLFLQPIIRLDTNDSLNNKGQQRIAGYEALFRCPRLKNSIQYLISCAEEAGIINSITESILDGIKDELSKMRHNKNAYISINISPIQFLENKFPSKFLHQLRDRDIDPERICIEITETAVLEDTNCALDHITSLQKEGIRFSLDDFGTGYASIELLRKLPFTYLKIDRTYIQNIHQESEIKLIKSIISMAKAFNMELIGEGVETIGQKTILESLGCEYAQGFLFNKDGSYNHVS; this is encoded by the coding sequence ATGAACTGGCACTTGAAAAGAAAATTTAATATTAAAAAAGCAGTCCTTGTCTTCCGCCATAACGCTGTTCCACTGACACTGATGGCATCCTGCGGCCTTATTGCTCTATTCGGAGCAGACCGATGGATTCTTCGAAATTTAGAAGAACAAAGAAATCTTAATTTCAAGCAAGCAATCAGCAGAATTGCATTACAACTTAGCGAAAATGTCCTACTTGAAAACTACAACAATATTGATACACTTCTCCTACGAATTCTTGATGAAGACCTTCATGTGACATGCCTGTTGGTTTCGGATAACAACGGGAAAATATTGTCAATTGCGAGTCGTGAGCAGCCGGGTGCTCCTGCATCGATTAAATATGGCAAACCACCAAAAAAATGTCAGGCAAGCAGACAAGAGCCAAATAACAAAACAATTTACAATGGAAACTTTTACGCAGAAAGAAGAATCGAAAACAACAATCTACCCCTTGGATATGTAACAGGACATGCAGTCAACGACGAGAATGACTTAGCACTAATTCGCAAAATTGAGATTATTCTCTTTGGAGCATTTGGAGTTGCCTTTCTACCGGCTTTTGGATTACTTAGCTGGTCGAGTCTCCGTCAACTAGAGATAGAGCAAGAAAAGACTGCACGAGTTTCAGGGTTAATTAAGCAGCTTCAGGAAGCCCAAGGTCGAACACATGCTGCTTTTGAAGGAACCAATGACGGCTGGGTTGAGTGGAATCTACAAACAAATCAATGCTTACCATCACTTAAGATGAGACGACTATTAGGCATACACAAATATCACAGAATCGCGCAAAGAGCCAATCATTCACTAAGCGAAAACTGGAAATATTTTATCATCAAAGATGATTATCAAAAGTTTCATTTTTTCCTGGATACCATTAAACGCAAAACCGGCAGACCTCACTTACCCGAAGTATCTGGAATTGAGGTTCGCATTAAACCAATCGGTTCAGAAAAAATTCAAACCCTGAAGGTTGAAGCGGTAGTCACAAAAAGTGTCAATAATGAGCCTTCAGTGATAGCTCTTGTTGCGAATAATATTACACGGGCGAAAGAACAACAACAGCGAATTAACCATCTCGCTTTTTATGACACCTTAACAGGCCTTCGAAATCGATTCTCCTTTGAGGAAGAACTCAAAAATGCTGTAAATGGCCTCAATAGAAATGAATATCGCTTAGCAATATTTGCTATTGATATTGATAATTTTAAATTCTTAAATGACTCTCATGGGCATGCGGCAGGTGATCAATTTCTAATCCAGGTTGCCAACCGAATCAAATCTTGCTTACGAGCCAATGACTTTGTAGCTCGTCTTGGAGGGGATGAATTCGTCATCATTTTTAGACTTCCATACAAAAGCAACAGCGAGATAGAAACCCTGACCACATCAATAGCGGAAAAACTCCTAGCCAAATTATCAAATGCCTTTAGCCTCACAAATTGTACTGTTTACAATACCTGCAGCATTGGAATTTGCATCGCCAATACTGAATCTAAGTCTACAGCAACATTATTAGACAAAGCGGACATGGCTTTATACAAAGCCAAAGGAATGGGGCGCAATTGTTTCTATATCTATCAAGCGGGAATGGCATCAGCTCTTATTTCAAAAGCCACTACCGCAGAAAGACTCAGAGCATTCATTGACGCAGGCGAAAGCGGACTTTTCTTGCAGCCAATTATAAGACTAGACACCAATGACTCTTTAAATAACAAGGGACAACAACGGATCGCTGGATATGAAGCCCTTTTTCGTTGCCCTCGTCTTAAAAACAGTATTCAATACTTAATATCATGCGCGGAAGAAGCGGGCATTATTAATTCCATTACAGAGTCCATACTCGACGGAATCAAAGATGAATTAAGCAAAATGCGTCATAACAAAAATGCTTATATATCGATAAACATAAGTCCTATCCAATTTCTAGAAAACAAATTCCCCTCAAAGTTCTTGCATCAGCTTCGCGATAGAGACATTGATCCCGAAAGAATCTGCATAGAAATAACAGAAACCGCCGTCTTAGAAGACACCAATTGCGCACTAGATCATATTACCTCCCTTCAAAAGGAGGGAATTCGCTTCTCTCTAGATGATTTCGGCACTGGCTATGCCTCAATCGAACTCCTTAGAAAGCTACCATTTACCTATTTAAAAATAGATAGAACCTACATTCAAAACATCCATCAAGAATCAGAGATCAAGCTCATCAAATCTATTATCAGCATGGCCAAAGCGTTTAATATGGAACTCATAGGAGAAGGGGTAGAAACTATCGGACAAAAAACCATCCTTGAATCCCTTGGCTGTGAATATGCCCAAGGATTTTTATTTAACAAAGATGGCAGTTACAACCATGTCAGTTAA
- a CDS encoding mechanosensitive ion channel family protein has product MKERIIQDVDLIHSNSGVLIGTAVLIALWLVLGLMERRGQHLGGMIAKAIRQPLLLGLSTSLYLGWLGRQIANNVGWLDGSNALKLSATITILAVTWAVSRLGHTVMETRRFERWLQMDDPKDRAMAISFIGRIYTILILLIGASALMLTFGVPATALAALGGGAGVGLAFGTQNISQNFFSGFMLFFNRPFKEGDWISTDGMEGTVENIGWYHTRLRTFERRPMYIPNAVFATNSIVNPGQMYNRRILANIGLRYEDIPAMDTITKQVRELLNNHNAIDNNQIILVHFNAWESSSLNLQVYCFTKTTNWQDYLDIQQEIFLEIAKIVKANNADFAFDCTTLYPAPNLKPEQLFPST; this is encoded by the coding sequence ATGAAAGAAAGGATCATTCAAGACGTGGATTTGATCCACTCCAACTCCGGGGTATTGATTGGTACTGCCGTTCTGATAGCGCTCTGGCTTGTCCTTGGACTCATGGAGCGGAGAGGGCAACATCTTGGAGGGATGATCGCGAAAGCAATCCGTCAGCCATTGCTCCTAGGGCTCAGCACCTCTCTTTACTTGGGCTGGCTCGGACGCCAAATCGCCAACAATGTGGGGTGGCTGGATGGCAGCAATGCTTTAAAGCTCTCCGCCACAATCACGATCCTGGCCGTCACGTGGGCGGTGAGCCGATTGGGCCACACCGTCATGGAGACCAGACGTTTTGAGCGATGGCTCCAGATGGACGACCCTAAGGATCGCGCGATGGCCATCAGCTTTATTGGCCGCATCTACACAATCTTGATTCTGTTGATTGGTGCTAGCGCCTTGATGCTCACCTTCGGGGTTCCCGCCACAGCACTGGCGGCTCTAGGAGGAGGCGCGGGAGTCGGACTGGCATTCGGGACGCAGAACATCTCCCAAAACTTCTTCTCCGGCTTCATGCTGTTCTTTAACCGTCCCTTTAAGGAGGGGGACTGGATCAGCACCGACGGAATGGAAGGAACCGTTGAAAATATCGGCTGGTATCACACACGACTACGCACATTTGAGCGGCGACCAATGTATATCCCCAACGCAGTATTTGCAACGAATAGCATCGTCAATCCCGGACAAATGTATAACCGCCGGATCCTGGCAAATATTGGCTTGCGATACGAAGATATCCCCGCCATGGATACCATTACCAAGCAAGTGCGCGAGCTCCTAAACAACCATAATGCGATTGACAACAATCAAATCATCCTGGTGCATTTCAACGCATGGGAGAGTTCTTCGCTCAATCTTCAGGTTTATTGCTTCACTAAAACCACAAACTGGCAAGACTACTTAGACATCCAGCAAGAAATATTTCTTGAGATTGCAAAAATTGTAAAAGCTAACAATGCCGACTTTGCTTTCGATTGCACCACCCTCTATCCAGCCCCCAATTTAAAACCAGAGCAGCTATTCCCCTCGACCTAA
- a CDS encoding valine--tRNA ligase yields MSDLAKTYDPVGTEARWQKAWEDVGAFHPDPAAEGEPFAVVIPPPNVTGSLHMGHAFNTALIDTIVRYQRLAGKNVLCLPGTDHASIAVQTILEKQLKEEGKTRHDLGREAFLERAWQWKAESGGRIVDQLRRLGYSVDWQRQRFTLDEGLSEAVKEAFVRLHEQGLIYRGEYLVNWCPASGSAVSDLEVEMKEVDGHLWHFRYPLSSGEGHLEVATTRPETMLGDSAVAVNPSDERYAHLVGQTLDLPFTGRQIPIVADDHVEKEFGTGCVKVTPAHDPNDFAIGQRHGLAQITVMRKNGTMNAQAGRFEGLDRFEARKAVVAALDEDGLLVKVEDYRHSVPHSDRGKVPVEPLLSTQWFIKTEPLAARCREALAQQDPSFIPERWEKVYRDWLTDIRDWCISRQLWWGHRIPAWFVISETGDKYTDTTPYVVARDEAEALAKAQEQFGAQARIEQDEDVLDTWFSSGLWPFSTLGWPDANAADLQRWYPTSTLITGFDIIFFWVARMTMMAGAFTGEMPFKDVYIHGLVRDEQNRKMSKSAGNGIDPLLLIERYGTDALRFALVREVAGAGQDIRLDYDRKKDTSATVEASRNFANKLWNATRFALMNLGGSTPAELGEPEVSALRLADRWILSRLARVNQETAGRYSSYALGEAAKGLYEFAWNDVCDWYLELSKRRLNPGEDPSAAALADQHTAKQVLAKVISQMHLMLHPLMPHLTEELWHSVTAEPEITFLALQPWPSQDEGALDDGLEASFAELIAAIRVVRNLRAVAGLKPSQSVPVRFVTSRPELMAVLEQGTADITALTRAESVELMTQAQAEAAPVAKALAGVSGELQVLLPIEGLVDLEALQGRLEKDIAKADKEIKGLAGRLSNPNFADKAPANVVAECKVKLAEAESQADLARRRLADLG; encoded by the coding sequence GTGTCGGATCTGGCCAAGACCTATGACCCGGTTGGTACGGAAGCCAGATGGCAGAAGGCCTGGGAGGACGTGGGGGCCTTTCATCCCGATCCTGCGGCTGAGGGCGAACCGTTTGCGGTGGTGATCCCGCCTCCCAATGTCACCGGCAGCCTGCACATGGGGCATGCCTTTAATACGGCTCTGATCGATACGATCGTGCGCTATCAACGGTTGGCGGGCAAAAACGTGCTTTGCCTCCCTGGTACGGATCACGCTTCGATTGCAGTCCAAACCATTCTTGAGAAGCAGCTCAAGGAGGAGGGCAAGACGCGCCATGACCTTGGCCGTGAGGCTTTTTTGGAGCGCGCCTGGCAGTGGAAAGCAGAAAGTGGAGGTCGCATCGTCGATCAGTTGCGTCGGTTGGGGTATTCCGTCGACTGGCAGCGCCAACGATTCACGTTGGATGAGGGATTGAGCGAGGCGGTGAAAGAGGCCTTTGTTCGCCTGCATGAGCAGGGCCTCATTTATCGCGGTGAATATTTGGTGAATTGGTGTCCTGCTTCGGGCTCCGCGGTGAGTGACCTGGAGGTGGAGATGAAGGAGGTGGATGGCCATCTTTGGCATTTCCGCTATCCGCTCAGTAGTGGTGAGGGTCATCTTGAGGTCGCCACTACGCGGCCCGAAACGATGCTCGGTGATTCGGCAGTGGCGGTGAACCCCAGCGATGAGCGTTATGCCCATCTAGTGGGTCAGACCCTTGACCTCCCTTTTACGGGCCGTCAGATCCCGATCGTTGCCGACGATCACGTGGAGAAGGAGTTCGGCACTGGCTGCGTCAAGGTCACACCAGCTCATGACCCCAATGACTTCGCGATTGGGCAGCGTCATGGTCTGGCTCAGATCACGGTGATGCGCAAGAACGGCACGATGAATGCCCAGGCCGGGCGCTTCGAAGGCTTGGATCGCTTTGAGGCGCGTAAGGCTGTGGTGGCAGCCCTTGATGAAGACGGCTTGTTGGTCAAGGTCGAGGACTACCGGCACAGCGTTCCCCACTCTGATCGGGGAAAGGTGCCGGTGGAGCCGCTGCTCTCCACCCAGTGGTTTATCAAGACCGAGCCTCTCGCTGCTCGCTGTCGAGAAGCACTGGCTCAACAGGATCCCAGCTTTATTCCCGAGCGCTGGGAAAAGGTTTACCGCGATTGGCTGACAGATATCCGCGACTGGTGCATCAGTCGTCAGCTGTGGTGGGGCCATCGCATCCCCGCCTGGTTTGTCATTAGTGAAACCGGCGATAAATACACCGACACCACGCCTTATGTGGTGGCTAGGGATGAGGCTGAAGCGCTGGCGAAAGCCCAAGAGCAGTTTGGAGCTCAGGCCCGTATTGAGCAGGATGAAGACGTGCTCGACACCTGGTTCTCGAGTGGACTTTGGCCGTTTTCAACCCTGGGTTGGCCCGATGCGAATGCCGCTGACCTTCAGCGTTGGTACCCCACTAGCACCTTGATTACAGGCTTCGACATCATCTTTTTCTGGGTCGCCCGGATGACGATGATGGCCGGTGCTTTCACCGGTGAGATGCCTTTTAAGGACGTCTATATCCATGGTCTGGTGCGGGACGAGCAGAACCGCAAGATGAGCAAAAGCGCTGGCAATGGGATCGATCCCCTGTTGTTGATTGAGCGCTACGGCACCGATGCCCTGCGTTTTGCTCTGGTGCGCGAGGTGGCCGGTGCTGGCCAGGACATTCGCCTCGATTACGACCGTAAGAAGGACACCTCAGCCACGGTTGAGGCCTCTCGCAACTTCGCGAACAAGCTTTGGAATGCCACCCGTTTCGCGCTGATGAATCTGGGTGGGTCCACACCAGCAGAGCTGGGTGAGCCAGAGGTTTCCGCGTTGCGGCTCGCCGACCGTTGGATTTTGTCGCGCTTGGCGCGCGTGAATCAGGAAACGGCAGGGCGATACAGCAGTTATGCCCTTGGTGAAGCCGCTAAGGGCCTCTATGAATTTGCTTGGAACGATGTTTGTGACTGGTACTTGGAACTGAGCAAGCGTCGTTTAAATCCAGGCGAGGATCCCAGCGCTGCAGCCTTGGCGGATCAGCACACGGCCAAACAAGTGCTCGCGAAGGTGATCAGCCAAATGCATTTGATGTTGCATCCGTTGATGCCCCATCTCACCGAAGAGCTGTGGCACAGCGTGACTGCTGAGCCCGAAATCACGTTTTTAGCGCTTCAGCCTTGGCCTTCTCAAGACGAGGGTGCTTTGGATGATGGTTTGGAAGCCTCTTTTGCCGAGCTGATTGCTGCCATTCGAGTGGTTCGTAATTTACGAGCCGTTGCGGGTTTGAAGCCGTCCCAATCGGTGCCTGTTCGTTTCGTGACGAGCCGCCCTGAGCTGATGGCAGTGTTGGAGCAAGGTACGGCTGACATCACTGCGCTCACTCGAGCTGAATCTGTTGAGTTAATGACGCAGGCTCAGGCCGAGGCGGCTCCTGTTGCGAAAGCACTCGCTGGTGTCAGCGGTGAGTTACAGGTGTTGCTGCCCATCGAAGGCCTGGTTGACCTTGAAGCACTTCAGGGCCGTCTTGAAAAAGACATCGCCAAAGCTGACAAGGAGATCAAGGGATTGGCGGGACGCCTCAGTAATCCGAATTTTGCGGATAAGGCACCAGCGAATGTGGTCGCTGAATGTAAGGTCAAGCTTGCTGAAGCGGAGTCTCAGGCTGACCTTGCGCGCAGACGGTTGGCGGATTTGGGATAA
- a CDS encoding 2OG-Fe(II) oxygenase: protein MDLIARYRNAGFEAVADGAIAFFDRRTDLQRAGVAFGPGGAEEPAKVSTDISLVAIDRSDPDAFGLSEVILRGVAAGLERFLQERPLFRSVCPDQELFVMPIFNLQRYAPGEGFKQWHCDWTISDEATEPVHRVLAWILYCDTVEEAGTEFHWQNHHEPAERGKLIIFPAGPSHIHRGRVNPDLSKTIATGWINAGSRQGYLQRLAQGDDILPPSV, encoded by the coding sequence ATGGACCTGATCGCCAGGTATCGCAACGCTGGTTTTGAGGCGGTGGCTGATGGTGCTATCGCCTTTTTTGATCGCCGCACTGATCTGCAGCGGGCCGGGGTGGCCTTCGGGCCAGGCGGTGCTGAAGAACCGGCCAAGGTGTCGACGGATATCAGCCTGGTCGCGATTGATCGGAGTGATCCAGATGCCTTTGGATTATCTGAGGTGATCTTGCGCGGCGTTGCCGCTGGACTCGAACGCTTTTTGCAAGAAAGGCCTCTATTTCGTTCGGTCTGCCCTGATCAAGAGTTGTTCGTGATGCCGATCTTCAACCTTCAGCGGTATGCCCCTGGCGAAGGTTTTAAGCAGTGGCATTGTGATTGGACGATTAGTGATGAAGCAACTGAGCCAGTGCATCGTGTGCTGGCTTGGATTCTCTATTGCGACACGGTGGAAGAGGCAGGCACGGAATTCCATTGGCAGAACCATCACGAACCCGCCGAACGCGGCAAGTTAATTATTTTTCCAGCGGGTCCATCTCACATTCACCGGGGGAGGGTGAATCCGGATTTGAGTAAGACGATTGCCACAGGATGGATTAATGCTGGTTCGCGTCAGGGTTATCTACAGCGCCTGGCACAGGGAGACGACATTCTCCCTCCCTCTGTCTAG
- a CDS encoding oxidoreductase — MGWTLKDIPDQTGRVALVTGANSGLGLETSRALLQKGSTVLMACRSQRKSEAARRDLLDLGTTGVDLLDLDLSDLNSVERCANVVQERYGRLDLLMNNAGLMAPPRRLSVQGFEMQFAVNHLGHMALTQRLLPLMEGREDARVVTVTSGAQYFGKMQWSDLQGERRYDRWKAYSQSKLANVMFALELNHRLHKQNSTVISLAAHPGLARTNLQPVSVAATGAWQESLAYRLMDPLFQSAAMGALPQLHAATASSAKGGEHFGPGGFASMRGMPTRQPVARPARDAEQRERLWRISDDMILCNKSEV, encoded by the coding sequence ATGGGCTGGACCCTGAAGGACATCCCAGACCAAACTGGACGCGTGGCCCTCGTGACTGGGGCCAACAGCGGCCTGGGTTTGGAAACCAGTCGTGCGCTTTTACAAAAGGGCTCAACCGTACTGATGGCTTGCCGCAGCCAACGAAAAAGCGAAGCGGCACGCCGAGACTTGCTGGATCTCGGCACAACGGGCGTTGACCTGCTGGATCTTGATTTATCCGATCTCAACAGTGTTGAACGCTGCGCCAATGTTGTCCAAGAGCGTTATGGACGCCTGGACCTGTTGATGAACAACGCTGGCTTGATGGCCCCACCAAGACGGTTGAGCGTCCAAGGCTTCGAAATGCAGTTTGCAGTGAACCATCTAGGGCACATGGCACTCACCCAAAGGCTTCTTCCACTGATGGAAGGCCGAGAAGATGCCCGGGTGGTCACTGTGACGTCGGGAGCGCAATATTTCGGCAAAATGCAGTGGTCAGACCTGCAAGGTGAGCGGCGTTATGACCGATGGAAGGCCTACAGCCAAAGCAAATTGGCCAACGTGATGTTTGCACTCGAGCTCAATCATCGACTTCACAAACAAAACAGCACGGTGATTTCACTCGCGGCCCATCCAGGCTTGGCCCGCACCAACCTTCAACCGGTCTCCGTGGCCGCGACAGGAGCCTGGCAAGAGTCTTTGGCCTACCGACTGATGGATCCCTTATTTCAAAGCGCAGCGATGGGCGCTCTCCCCCAACTCCATGCAGCAACAGCAAGCAGCGCTAAGGGTGGAGAACACTTTGGGCCAGGTGGGTTTGCATCGATGCGCGGAATGCCAACACGTCAGCCAGTAGCCCGTCCTGCCAGAGACGCCGAGCAACGCGAACGTCTTTGGAGGATCAGCGATGACATGATTCTATGCAATAAAAGCGAGGTCTGA